AGCAGTGCAGGTCTGTGAGACTAATGATGAGGGGTATCGCTTTTGCTCATCTTTGCCAGCATAGACCACTGACatagtattttaataaacaaaagtcAGTCAGAATCATTCCAAATTGTAAAGGGCATAAGAGtgttagactgtgagccccttcgagggtcTGCTAGTGAGATGACtctggattttgtaaagcgctgggtAATTTgtcggggctatataaatactgaataataataatagtaggcTTATGTGATAGATTTAGTGGTAGTTATGTGTTCTGTGATGGTGTGTGTTTGTAACTGCTTAACAAATGCCAATACAATCATATACCTGATCTTGTGCTGTTAGATTAGCATAAGGGGATtctgtgacaaaaaaaacaacttctgttAAATTTCCATCTGGTATTTGTCCACAGTCTGGCATTGAAAAGCACGGACTAATTGGTTTAAGACCTATAAAAACAGGATGCATTAAGCCCGATCATGTCTTTCTCAGGATGTTTTTTTATCTCTGCATGTGCATCCTATTATGGCTTTAGGTCACAGATAGCACTAATGTATACCTTTAGCTTTCACTGTTAGCAGATTTTGGCTGTAAATGTAAGCTACAACCGGTAAGGTAAATGCATTCAGAACATCATTTAGATAAAGCCAGTTTGTAGTCTAGTCCAGATAAAAATTAACCTAATCGATTCCTCAAAGGCTTGTTAAATAAAGTGTATCTGTAACTGagacattttactttgtaaagaatagGTAGGGTAAGTTGGAAAATCTCACCAGCAGGATTAAATTTTAGACTTCCTGTCCTATTGATACAACAATAAGTAAGGGGAAATCTATCCaaagtgtgaaaaataaatagtTGTTACCCTAGCAGGTCTAACTAATGAAAGATTCCCCCGTACCACCCGTTCTAATGACATGTGTTAGATTTCTCCTCAATTTCTTGTTTATTAACAATGGTCATCAGGATAATTCGAGCAAATCATTTTGTAAGGGGTGATTTGTCCCATTTCCAGAACTACTCCAAGTGAATCTGTCGCTGAAGAAATGCCCAGCTTACAGTGTGTAATAGATGCAGTACACACTATGACATTTAATGCAAATGTAGATTTCAAGGACAAGTCAGTAAATCTTCACTGCTTCCCTTCTAACCACATCCTCCATTACAATCACTATTATAATACAATCTTTTGCCTTGCCTTAGGTTAGATTTGGCACCCTAGGCACCCTAAAATGTTTACTGCATTGCAATATATACAGCCAAAGCTGGATGAGTACCTTAAAATAACTTATTAGACtgccatttatttaaagtggaacaacgGCATAACTCTCATATTGTGTGACCACTGGCAACTGGAGCAACCTTGACAATCCCCGCATGTTAGAaagcattaatttttttacattacttctaCAGTTTGATGTTATTACTGTATTTGACCTACAGGTAACTTGTTGATCATTGGCATCAGTTTTGCTTAATTATTCACTGTCCAGACTGCTGCAAAATCCCTAGCTATGTGTATTatacctgtaaaaaatgtttctgatttaaaggcaaaaggtaaaaatatttattgctgtgtaTGCACTTTGATAATTGATGTAACGCTATTAGTTTCATGATCTTTGAAAGCATCCTaactttagcatttttttcaagCCCCAAAACCTTTGCAAAGTACTGCAGGtaatgtcatttctgcaataagcattaaACTGCCCAATCGCTCGCTTAGGCTATCAGAAACACTGAGCTGCTGATGCTCAGCGTTGGTTGCTGGGCTTTCTGTGAAGTTTCCAAAACTGAATGAACTTCTAGGGGCTTACctcggcctggccaatcaaggtagcTGCAGATCACTAGAAGAAGATGGatgtgccctgtgatggaactgGGTGAttgactgggtttagttccactttaaacctttattttactaGTAAACATTTATTAGAGGGACACTTTTTATATACTAGACCTATACTTCTTACGCTGGTATCAAAAGATGCAGAGCAGGTAGCAAAAGATGTCACTCATTTAATTGTGTTTGTAATTTGGGTAACTTGTGCACAAGAGGACACACATACAAATCTATGACTGATATCAGTAACATTTCCCCAGCCATCTTACTGGAATATATATTGGCCACATTTTCTTTCACCATACAGACTGCAATACTAAAGATTTGttctagcttttattttttgtacaatataccttttaaaaaaacatgtccttGTTTTCAGTCAagatcttttgttttaaaaaataggagcTTCTATAGCAAGCCAGCTCCATTATCTGTACTGAAAGTGTTTGGCAGTGCAGAAAATTATTGATGTGTTCCGTCTTTAGAACTGTTTAGTAATCAGACTGACAGAAATCTATGTCATCGATAATGTGATTTTCAGAAAGACAGTGGTACTACCATTTAGCTCAATCTTTAGCTATTCTCCTGTGTCCTGAGCTTGCTGTGTAGGGATGAATGCAGAAAACACAGATGTGATTCACTGAGACAATGATCTAAGTGGAAGGTTTGACAGCTAATTATGGTATGCAGTTTAATGAAGTCAAGCTTATCATTGTATTACAAATACCAAGTATATtatcctattctttttttaagtccttttatttttaggtggGTGATATATATGATTTTGGTAGGCATGTAGACATGAAAAAACAGCTAATCAGGAGACTAGTATAGTTTGGCTGCATAATTATTTACACATAGGGATCCAAAGCACTTCTCACATTTATGATTGTCTCAATATGGTCAAGTAATTTATTAGAAagtttgtgtttatgtatatagtttGCAATTATGCAAGTGAAATATTGTAGATGTATTTAAGCTAGTTACAGTTTCTGCTTCATTATTGTTGCAGAGCATTGTGCCTTGCTGATACTTGTATGTTACTGCAAGTCTACCAGATAATTCAGTTTGTAAGCTATAAACACCTACaatgttaaataatgtttaacatACCGAATGATCCTGATAGTCAGACACCAGCATGCCTGTAGATCACATTGGGGAGTTCAAGACGGTAATATTAAGGgtacagctttactttaaaatgtaatggtaGAGGGCCAGGGGTTCATGTTATGATTCATATGCATCCCTTACATTTTTACTTGCACATATGATTGGTGTCATGGTCATGAATAGTGGAAAGtgatgaaaatttaaataattttaactgTTGCTAGCtagaaggaaaaacattttaaaggcaaTTTAATTCAGCAAATGATTAACTGCAACTGTTATTTTTCACAATTAATTTCCTCCCCTTATTGCTTGCAAATCTCTTGCCTAATCAGCTTCTAAGGTCTTTTAAGGTGCCAACCTTGGAATCTTTAAACATGTATAAAAGTTACATTACCAGCCAGATTTAAAGTTccattacaattttatatttaattagttCCTGAGTGTCTTGTGAATGGGACCAATTACAAGTTGTAAAGTTGAAAAGTGTTTCTGCTTTCCAAGCTGCATCAACAGTACTGTTGAAGCAACCTAGAAAACTACAATACATCTTCAACCATACAAGAACAATTCAGTTCAATGTGATTAACTACGActagaaaaatgagaaaagtaagaacatttacaattttagttGCTGAGTTCTGATTCTTATGTTCGTCAGGTCTACCATATGACAGACCTCCGGCAACCTACAGTGGGTTTGTAGAGTTGTAAATACTACATCACAAATATAGGTAGTGCCCGCGTTACATaagagacagggactgtaggtttgtccttaagttgaatttgtatgtaagtggggacaggtgcattattttaataaatgcaattatgacagatgtttgtctcaacatattattaggcagtgaggtgtcaggttctgtataaaatcctcactgtaaattaatcacaaacaaagcaaaacaaaaaaactttatggagcctagacattcattaacttctggagcaagctgtgctttgatatacaaaaagaaacaaatgcagagtttgtcttggacattGTTACAGATCACatcagatcagctcagctcagctcagctcttaagatcacccacaaccccagatgtgtttagcaaaagatttcttctgcaagtcatgcaaaccgccccctccccccatcaaacctgtgtcctgcacaggagccagCAAGGAAGCCCCCGTTGTATCTTGGTGTCCGGTTGTATCTTGGTGTCCGTTTGTATCTTGGTGtccgtatgtctgatgtccttaactcaagaACTACCTGTATGGAAAATGGGTCCCCATGTCACCAGAGTAATGATAAAAGGGAGTGGGGTGGTGCTGTTTTGCACTCCGTGCTCAGCTGTTAGCATTTGTTCCTCAACTAACCAAAAAGcttatttctcatttttactagtatacttttattatttgggATGCTTTCAAACTATaggatttttctgttttgttttttttatcatgtatttttTGCAAGAGAaagtaatatgattttttaatttgttttttagacTAAATTAGGTGACCAAGGAAATCTTGGTGAACTAGTAAACCTAATCTTAGCAGCAGCAGATGGTAATAAAGATGGACATGTGTCACTACCAGAAGCCAAGTCTGCCTGGGCACTTCTACAGCTAAATGAGTTTCTACTGATGGTGATCTTGCAGGACAAGGAGCACACTCCAAAACTGCTTGGTTTCTGTGGGGATTTGTACATAACAGAGCGTGTACAATACACCTCACTCTATGGAATAAGTCTACCCTGGATCATTGAAGTATTTATTCCACATGGACTACGAAAACGCATGGACCAGTGGTTCACTCCATCATGGCCAAGGAAAGCCAAGATAGTCATAGGTCTTCTAGAATTTGTAGAAGACATTTTTCATGGACCCTTTGGAAATTTTCTTATGTGTGACATAAGTGCCAAAAACTTTGGTTACAATGACAAATATGACCTAAAAGTGGTGGACATGAGGAACATCGCCccagaaaaaaacttgaaagagtTAATAAAAGACCGACCTTGTGAGGTTGATGCTGACTGTGTTTATGGTACTGACTGCAGCACTGTGTGCGACCAAAGCAAAAAGAGATGCACTGCAGACATCACCCAACCAAATTTAGCTAAAATATGTCTGTTGGTAAAAGACTACCTGCTTCGAGGAACCCCTTCTGAAATCCGAGACGAGCTGGAGAAACAGATCTACTCATGCATTGCCCTAAAAGCTGCTACAAATAACATGGAGATGCAACATTCATTAATCTTAAATAATCTAAAGGCCCTTTTATGGAAGAAGATATCCCATACAAATGACTCATAACACCCAATGTCCCTCCACCATCTACCACTATCCGATGAAGACACTTAATGTGTgttgtatacattattattatttttttttttaatcaaaatgtcAAATCATTTGTTGCGGGAAATATTGAAAGTAAAACAAGATAATGTTTATTCTTTCTGGCCATTTATGTGTCAGTTTCGCAAACTGTTGGTATGTGAACGCATCATCATTAGCCCTTTATCATCCCATTGAATATTGTTCCTCTGCAGTGATTGGTGGGGTGGAGTCTTTACATTGCGGGACATTGGTAAAAATGTGTCTTTCATCTGGTTTGCCTCATTCTCTACTTTCAGGATGTTACAATGCTGTGAAAATTGCCTCCTAAACTTCTTCTGGTGGAACTGAAGGCATTTTTAtacaatgaattattttattttttaagaacgCTGGCCAAAATACCACTCCTGCCATAGTGTGGTTGAATAAAAGCTGCTGTTTTAATGTGTGGAACGAAAACAAACAAGTTTACTGATACGTTAGCATGGAAAATTTGCACACTGTTGTTCAGAACATAAGTAAACGCTAACCTGTCATTAAAATGTTGACTGTCAAATAGGTGGTTTAAGTGTTATTAaattgtgatttaattttttaatgatgtAGTTTCATGGGAATcctataaaaaaactgtaaacaatcAGATTTCAGATTTTATTGAAGTAAATCAGAAAATGGACATTCAGCTATGGCTTGTATGAGCATTGCCTTCCGCTTTACTGTTCTCCACATATAATACTACTATTGCTGCATGCGGCCTAATTATCTACCAGCTCACTTGCAAAGTGTCAAGACACGGTAATCCAACTAAAATTCCATTTTTGCTATGTAATGATAGGGATCAATtgcatacaattacatttttctctactgctttcagcatctaaATTTTAGTTTATGATGGGGTCagatttttttactgattttacagTACATTGCAAAGAAGGCATTAGAAGAATCAAGAGATCAAGCCAGCACACTTTTCCACTACCCCCCTCATCCCAATTCCTCTTCCCATACAACTTAATGGGGCTAAACTACACTGACGTGGACAGCAGAGAGAATGCatcaggaaatgtaaaatgtcacaaaGTCATCATTCACATTAAGGTGAGTACAGAATTGTGGAGGGGTAGGTTGGCTTGGATTACTGTTTGTGGCAGGGGGGTGACAAAAATGCATTGATCTTTCAAGGGGAAGATAACAAAGCTTAGAATTGTGGTGGTGGAATTTTTTAAGAGTTCCCCAAAAAATTGGTCTTACGTTATTTATCTTATCGGTGTTTTAAGGTGCAATATTAGTTATCAGTTGTCAGTTAATAAGCAATGCAAGAAGATATGTGTATTAGATCAATAGCTGTTTCTTCAAAGACCAGTTGTCTGCCTCTAAGAAAGCCAAAGCATCAGGTCCATTTGAATATTGCCCCCACCCGCTTTACTTATTTCCCTTTTCCCTTTACTACACTACCCCTGGGAAGCGGTGGCTACACAAGGGTCCCAACCCTTGTGACAATTCTTTTGTGCCTTAAAAGCCAATCACCAAACACCAGGGCTATGAACTGTGAGGAATATTACCAAGTCCCATGCCATTCCATCCCTCAGAAAAATTAGAATCACTAGGTAATTTGTTTGCATGCGGAGATCACATGGACTGGCAGTTGAGATAAGCTAAGGTGCCTTCGATggaattggtaaatattttttttgcttttccttgcATGGACTAAACACAGATTGGCTATTAAGTTTACACATGGATTTTTGAAAAGATTCCACAGCTTTTATGGCAAAAGTGAAGAGGATACATAGAACACATTTCTTATTTATGCTAATTAAGGCACACCAATAAAAGGCAGTGCATCATTAAAAATGCAGCTACAGAAACAAATTGCCAACCTGTGGTTTAATTTAAGTGTAGTGTTTTTTTGCTGCCAATATAAAAACAGctccaagcaaataaaaaaaaaaaacaccctttagTGTGCTGATGTATTCCCTCATGCCTGAGTTAATTCTTTAGTTCTGCCGGAGTAATTACCTAAGAACGATTTGCATATTTAGCTGCCAAATGCTGAATTATTGGGCTTGTAGTGGGAGTACTAGCTCTGTATATGAATGGGAGGAAAGGAGGAGGTGCTTAGTAGAACAGGTTATTGTTTAGATAAATATTGCAGATTTAATTCCCATGCTGTGTAGTCATATGACCTAGTATGTTCACCCCCTGCTCTGCTGTGTAGTCATATGACCTAGTATGTTCACCCCTTGCTCTGCTGTGTACCAATCTGCTGTGTAGTCACACCGCCCAGCATGTTCACACCCTGCTCTGCTGTGTAGTCATATGACCCAGTATGTTCACCCTTGCTCTTCTCTAAAGTCAAAAGACCCAGAATGTTTGCGTTTGCTCTGCTGTGTAGTCATACTGTCCAGTACAATCACCTCCTTCTTTGCTGTGTTGTCATTATGACCCACTATGTTCATCCCCTGCTCTGCTGTGTAGTCATACTACCCAGTACACTAAGCCTTCCTCTATGCAGATTTATACAATAGTATCTCTTCTTCATATGGTCCAGTGCATTCACTCCCACTGTACTGTGAAGTCATATGACCCAGCATAATAACCGCTCCTCGGCCGTGCGGTCATACAGATCAGCATGCTCCTCTTTTCCCTGCAAGGCAATTTGGTAACTAATACCTTTCCACTCTATATGTTAGAATTGTATAGTTAGCAGTTTGGCAGACAGTTTAATGAAACCTTTGCTGCAAAACACATTAAATCCACCATTTTTGCCTTCCTgttgaaaatgctggttgcctggcaTTTGTGAAGAGGTCACACAGCAACCATGGTAAAAAGCTCTGTCCCATTaataaaggtgtgtttttgtttgtcaCTGTTAGAGAACTTTCTGTAATTTCTTTTCCTGAAAGAGGACTTCAGGAGCAGAATTCTTGCCAACAGAGACatcaaaaagaagtaaaagacccacagaacactttatttttccctattctatccaGTTTTAGCTGGACTTGGGCTTTGAATAGTAATGTTTGTTCTAAATTGCTCCAAGAAACTCAAAATTCCTATTTTCATACTTGTTGCTAAGAATAGAGTTTCTTACAGATATTACATTTATGGATTATCATTAAGGAACAAGGAACCCATTAAACTAGACTTCAAATCTAATAATTGAAAAACATCAGGCATTTTGCTTGGCTGGTTTTTAATTCGGCAATCTATATATGTATTGATAGTGGTCTTTCTAACAGAAGGGACACTTATAAATATAATACTCtattttctatattaatatttgtacaaCAGACTGCACTGAAAAAAACTGACTGTCCAGCTGTTAAATATCAATTCTCAGCATGATTTTCAGTCTGCAGGATGCTTCAGACATAGTTTTTCCCGTCTCTGCATTCCTGAcaagttttatattttgacaGGGTCGTGGAATGATAAACTATGCCAGtgatatgaaatgaaaaatatcttCCTGCTTTGTAGCACAGCACAATGTCTCCTTTATTTGAGCTTCCATAATACACCTTTATTACAAACAAGAGGCAGAGATGACAAATgtgaaatgtaattataaaaatataacacagcTTACAAGTAAAGTGGTTAAATTACAGAGCCACAAGATGTGATTTTAAAGATCAACTTAAGACTTATTTTAAATCCtccaaattaattccaggttcaAAAACAAAAGATTGCATTGTTCTATTTTAGTCAGAAACCAATCAAATCAGGAGTAGAAAAGCATTCTACTGCAAAGGATACTTGTTCTGTATGTTAGAAGGAGTGGTCTCTGCACCATGTCAGAGCTAAAGGTGCAGAATACAAGGGTCCCTGCACCCACCTAGGTCCGTTGATTGAAAAACTTAGGTTATCCAAGGTatatcagacctctgcagagatatcactgctttcacacaaagagaaaagggatgggctggcagaggatCGGGTCCTCTACCTAGAAAGTGGCTTTCTTTCAAACCGAACTGAAGGTATTTAGCAgacttaaggcttagtctacaccagaAGTCTGCAAACtgcggcctttaggccagatacggcctagccagtagtccgttcagGCGTAAAGCCCCCTAGTATTTTTattggtcgatctggcctaatccctgctggcaggggtcagcaacccccGGCTGTTGAGCCTctttgttgtggctcccttccctatttaccccggacggcgttaacacttccgggGTAAGGGGACcctccctctcctccgtatgcattgcggaggagagggatttccctgcaggggcgttcctggtgggggcagagccatcagcgcagaACTCGATAGAGTCCCTCGCTAATAGGAGTCCCGTGTTCCCGATTGCTTACAGGTTTGACACGGGACTAAATAgaaaagcagtaacagagagccGGGAAAAAAGTAAcgtaagtttaaaagtaaattatatcaACAAATGATCCATAATTTATCAGATAACTAATATTTGATTAGTGACTatacatatattaatcatctgataaattataattactacacagtatttatatagcaccatcatattacacagcgctgtacaaagtcgatNNNNNNNNNNNNNNNNNNNNNNNNNNNNNNNNNNNNNNNNNNNNNNNNNNNNNNNNNNNNNNNNNNNNNNNNNNNNNNNNNNNNNNNNNNNNNNNNNNNNNNNNNNNNNNNNNNNNNNNNNNNNNNNNNNNNNNNNNNNNNNNNNNNNNNNNNNNNNNNNNNNNNNNNNNNNNNNNNNNNNNNNNNNNNNNNNNNNNNNNNNNNNNNNNNNNNNNNNNNNNNNNNNNNNNNNNNNNNNNNNNNNNNNNNNNNNNNNNNNNNNNNNNNNNNNNNNNNNNNNNNNNNNNNNNNNNNNNNNNNNNNNNNNNNNNNNNNNNNNNNNNNNNNNNNNNNNNNNNNNNNNNNNNNNNNNNNNNNNNNNNNNNNNNNNNNNNNNNNNNNNNNNNNNNNNNNNNNNNNNNNNNNNNNNNNNNNNNNNNNNNNNNNNNNNNNNNNNNNNNNNNNNNNNNNNNNNNNNNNNNNNNNNNNNNNNNNNNNNNNNNNNNNNNNNNNNNNNNNNNNNNNNNNNNNNNNNNNNNNNNNNNNNNNNNNNNNNNNNNNNNNNNNNNNNNNNNNNNNNNNNNNNNNNNNNNNNNNNNNNNNNNNNNNNNNNNNNNNNNNNNNNNNNNNNNNNNNNNNNNNNNNNNNNNNNNNNNNNNNNNNNNNNNNNNNNNNNNNNNNNNNNNNNNNNNNNTTTCCGTGAGGCACacttatgagctttatcttaaacattgcttgcaacgtttaaaaattaaaacgctgaggtaaagctggaaaacacccaaaaaacgCAGGTAACGCgtccattgacttcaatgagacatattcctgtgtttttaagcacttaaagcGTAGACGtgttaaaaatgcaggaaaacgtggattttaaatgctaataaaattgcttataaacgcaataggaatcTTTACATGTGTTTCTTAAAACGTCCACGTACACCCAGCCTAAATGGAAAATCCAGTTTGGTAGATCATAGCTGGTGATAGCCACACACAACAATATCCAGTCTTTTGTTTTGCAGTAAGTAGTGAAAAGAAGTGGGCTTCCAATTCAGCCAACTGTTTTGTTTATGTGTTAAAATCCATTCAATGTAATAATACCTGCTGAGGTAATGATGTAATGTTTATACAatgatacagtatatatatatatatatatatatatatatgttaagcTATGATGTCAGGTTTCTTTACTATGTGAGTTACACTTGTTTTATTCAACATCAAGAAACAATATATTATTCTGTTACACCATTATGTGCACCAGTGGTATGCCATTGTAGGAGTATTTTAAGACCTTCAAAGTTATATTAATGGAAAGGcccatgttacatttttttttattctgttgcacCACAATGTGAATCAGTGATATGCCATCAAAAGGCTTTCTAAGATATCCTCAGTTTTTAACATTGAATGGTGCTGGTTGCCAATAAGCAAAGAAGAGCAACTTATGCCTGAAAAAATTACTGCAAGGGACAACGTGAGAAGGAAGATACGTATTGTCACTACTGCTCAGGAatcttttttaggaaaaaaacgaATCACCTGGAGTTTAAAAGAAACATACTTTTTCTtggaatgttttgtattttaatgcttttatgattttaaatagctttttttttttaaacttttatctcatatttattttatgcaagaTGCATATTGTGATATAAGGTTTATAGATGCCTTCAGACTTTATGAACTCTGAATAGACCAGGGTAGGTGAGGGGTTTAGTCATTTCTATGAgcacttaggctgcgtacacgtTAGacttagacttttgttgttgtcTTTCACCATCGTTTCCAACCACAAAatactgaaagatgcatgaacaagggctgtacacacagtaccAATTGGCTCTATAGGGAGGGGAGGtgggagaacgagcgagcagcaccccccactgcgctttctccccttcacttgtattgcagtcgtttaTGGATCTgttgtctgatactagccctgaagagaaaatcggacgagaatcatctgatgtacgTGGCGTGAACGTGGAGAAATTTCAAACCCAGGAAGATCTGAAGTCTTGGAAACACTCCCAACAGTTGGTACATGCAGTATGAAACACAACTAAAAATTTAGCACTACAGCCACCCACCTACATAATGGAAAAGTTTACTCATAGGAAAGTTACTAAATAACCTCTGCACTGTGTGGTAAATAGTCAACTGATGAgtccataataaaaaatgaaaaaatccaaaTCTGGGGATATTTGTGAACAAGTAGAAATTCGTCCAAATGATGCCATGGAACCCAAAGGCCACCTGAGAAATGGCTGCTATGGACCacatactgtgtgtgtatatttatgtgtatatatataaatatatattacagcacaatattacaataataataaataatacatttctgtatcGAGCTTTGCCGACAGTCTATAAGTTTACTGTCTGTAGAATGGTTTTTAATATTTCTCCTGTGTTGGAATATCAGCTGGTTACATTACCCATCTAACAACCATACAATGATAACCCAGGCAAATTATTACTTAAAAGAAGCCTCCGGCAAAATGTGATCATACTGTCCATGTGAGCAATTCAGTTGTATTATGGAGATGTATTCGTAAACAATTGAGCTTCTCCCAATTTCCTGAGCACAAGATAtcacatttgcaaaaaaagagatttaaataaaatactctaAAGAAGAGGCATGATTCAAAAGCTCCAGTATATCTGATCTTTAGGCGGATGTAAAATATAGAGAGATGTAAAATATAGAGAGtaattcagtttttgttttgcaaaCAGTGGAGGAACCAGAACTTGACTTGATAGCATTGAACTTGGTCTGCTGTACAGCACAGGAAAGCATTATACAGGCTGGGGTTGGGATCTAAAAGTGTTACTTAACTGCTATAGAGAAACAATAAGTGTTCACATTGTAAATGGACAGACATACAAATCATTGGGCAGAGTAAAACTGCTACCttacatgtattttatctgtggAATTAGTTGACTGTCCAACATTTGGCTTTAAGCTACGTAAACATGCAATAAATTTGTGACGATGAATGATTGTGATCATCTTGGGTAAAACTCCAGCATGTATGTCAGTCCCCTGATGCTGGTTATCAGTCTGctctggcagatcaatgaatgacaaaGCAGGGACAACCAATGTACTTCTCTATAgcggagagcacagcagggtgctgcttatTTGTCCTCCACCTCTTCAAAgcacagcgctgtatgtacagcaaacAATCATTCGtctttcactggaaacaaacagAAACGAACTTTTCTAGCATCAGTAATCTAATGTGTATATAGGGCTGTAAAGCCTAGACATTGCAGAACTGTTTTCTAACAGATTGTTCATATGTGTCATTTATATGTGTTGCATGTCAAATATAGAGAATAGGTGACTCATAATCAAATATTAGCATTATGGGTGCTCGTTCTAGGTATTTCAAATGGTGATAtgcaaattttatttacttttattaaataacttgcaattggaaaaaaaaaactgatttcatTGGATCATTGCTTCT
This portion of the Pyxicephalus adspersus chromosome 8, UCB_Pads_2.0, whole genome shotgun sequence genome encodes:
- the DIPK1A gene encoding divergent protein kinase domain 1A — protein: MARLSYMRIKYLFFSWLAVFIGSWVIYVRYNSYTELCRGHECKANICDKYRKGIIDGSACEGLCSKENLYFGKCLSTRPNNQKYLGIWGNLEGVIKCQMEDAEHIDFGSELEPRKEIVLFDKPTRGTTVQKFKEMVHSLFKTKLGDQGNLGELVNLILAAADGNKDGHVSLPEAKSAWALLQLNEFLLMVILQDKEHTPKLLGFCGDLYITERVQYTSLYGISLPWIIEVFIPHGLRKRMDQWFTPSWPRKAKIVIGLLEFVEDIFHGPFGNFLMCDISAKNFGYNDKYDLKVVDMRNIAPEKNLKELIKDRPCEVDADCVYGTDCSTVCDQSKKRCTADITQPNLAKICLLVKDYLLRGTPSEIRDELEKQIYSCIALKAATNNMEMQHSLILNNLKALLWKKISHTNDS